From the Engraulis encrasicolus isolate BLACKSEA-1 chromosome 18, IST_EnEncr_1.0, whole genome shotgun sequence genome, the window CAAcatcaagagggctttgcgacccgctatggatctttggcgacccataggttgggtcccgacccataggttgggaccCACtgagctattctactagccacgaaTCTGATATTGTTTTTCATTCTTTATCATGAAACTGTGTATCTAAACTCAAAGGATGAAGTGCCAACACAAGAAGATACATGCATAGTGTTTTACAGGGAAATAAATCAAAGAGAAATGTGGACTTTTTCTTGAAGTTAAACACAAACAAtggatacacaaggggcaaacaacagaatatagtctACTCTGATACGTCATATAGTACCAAGGAGAAAGGTACCTGCCAAAgaggctagtgacactgaaaataTTACCAGCCAAAGCCAAGCTTTATTAGCAtttggctggctggcaggtgccagtgtcaagccctgtaagGTAGTATGGACAAAATGTTACTTTGTGGGGTGCACACTTTGGGTGCCATAAATCTAGCAGTGGGTTTTTGGTAGTTTTGTtcttactggtaaaagtaaaagtgcacCATCACTACGAGCTGTGGCTGCTCCCCGACCAATGACCCCAACGACCCCAATGACCCCAATGACCCCAACTCTTTGCTGCCTGTCGCTGTCATGGTCCTGTGTTTGGTaggctacaccagtgtttctcaaccttttttaggcgaggcaccctttcaattcatgaaaaatctcaaggcaccccaaaccaacaagacataacatggcatcgcatccgataccacacaagcttagaaaagtaacgcatttggagacgtcacacaacctacgttcgaagttgcagctttaaCCTATCTCTGACaggtgtaggccatactgggacTACCTAaatttaggctactttattgtgtgtaaatggtagATGAGAGATTCCTCTGACTaagcatttatttattaatttagacaaatatgtattatattcatTGAGATTAAATAGAAGttgtatttactgtcaatgattatattacatcatttatttaggtcaatttcacatagcGCCAGCCACGTTTCCgaggcaccccggttgagaaacactgggctacacCGGATGCCCGGGCTCAAAGCCAGACGGGGGCAAAACTCCTTCCCTTCGCCACACAGACGCTCAGCTACTAATTGCTCCGAGGGGATTATCACGATCATCTTCCATCTTCACACCTGTAATTGGGCCAGCAAGGTGTTGCTCGTTGAGGTGTTTGTGGTTTACTATCACATCAGAGTAAACGGAGAATAGCTGTTTggcaataaacaaaacaacacacatctAATGACCTCCCTGTGGCTCAGGTGTGTCTGTGGCGCGGGCTGTTTATTTCGATGACTGGGGTCAAAGGTCATCTAGGTATACACATGATTGGCGtcacgtgtgccatgtgcgttacgcccttttttggggggaaagccaatgcaagtcaattggtggtgttgggaaagaaagaataaacgaaagacatgGACCTAGTAGACTTAacttgttcacgctcaacatgctgaaaacgtgttgtgttaccGGCTGTTCAagtaatatagccaaacagccgtggctgaagcatggactgtgttcatttaggctagtcgATGTAGCATGTCCGTTATAATGAGACAATCAGTTTGTTTTCCCCGAAAAAGGGGTGTcacgcacattcacgagcaatgtacccggatggccgttcatgcgtatagggcaggggtggggaacctatgtctcgagggtcgtttgcggcccttgaggccattttatccggcccccgggataattttaatgttaagaagcttcacatgaaatatgacatattttgtaaaggaatcttagaaattccatttgcaatacaactaagctatattcaggggacctagagaaggtggggtctgttttaaaggtggctgccttcgatataggcctaaggtgcagggggaaatcctggtttgtgttcatagtacggcccttggaggactttaacggcccttagagcaatttgaagtggcccctcgaatgaacaaggttccccacccctggtatagGGTCATCTATAATGATGGCTATATTATGTTAAATTGTAATTATATTTTGGGTATCATTGTGATCTTACTCATACCAATCCTTATTACAGTTCATTCTTAACGTGTGTTTCGAGACAAGGTTTTGGCCACTTCTGGTCTTTTTTccagtgtttgtgtctgagtaactgtaagtcgttttgggggtggggggcggggggctggGGTCAGCTAATTGTGATGTTAGGCTAAATTATCTCTACCCATTTGGCAGGGTTCCAAATTAACACCAACCCTGACTACAGGTCGGgcgagagccaggcaaggtaGCTAACACACAGCACCTGCAACATAGAAAGGAAGCGTATTGCACAGGGCAGggttgtacaggtagctgttagtacctgctgggcattgctgcctgtcgcacctcttccggtgcccatgggtcagcgagagaaaataagacacaTTACTGACCCATTAGTTAGTATGTGTatggctggtaagattaacatctagtaGCCATTTTGTCTACGAGTGGTAAAAAAGGGTACTGCTGGACACTGCCGGTAGGTGGGCACATAGCACCTGTAACGTAGAAAGGAGGCGTATTGCACAGGACAGAatacagtttagtttagttaagtttagtttagtttatttgatatagggacagatacataacatgtaggttgcataacaaccaaacagcaagcatcatagcatttatagccagaAGCTAAtgtccaatgcccgtccctagaagggcttttaaaacaatacaatagcagcaataacaataaaacaatattatcataaaaacagcctatacactcattcagtccaatcattcatttttgaaaactatcaatcatatttaaaattggtgtagcctatattcttccatccatctcatgcattcactaaacaGTCAAGCAGCCAAGCACAACATGGTACACACATTAACTGACACATTAACAAACTCAAAAGCGTATTTTCAATAGAATCACAGCCGTTTTTCTAAACCAGGAATACGACAGCGCATAGATGATGGGGTTGAACAAAGAGTTCAGGTAGGCGACCCACATCAGAATCTGGTACAGCATCTCGGGAATGGAGTGGTCCACCACGGGGTCGATGATGTTACACAGGAAAAATGGCGTCCAGCAGCACAGGAACACGCCGATGACGGCCCCGAGCGTCTTCGTGGCCTTGTAATCCACCCAGGACATCTGCTGCGTCTTGCCTTTGCCTTTGCTGCCCCCCTTGCTGGActgcttggtggtggtggagacttGGATGGTTTGAGCTTGTCTGATGGCGATGGCGAAGATTCTCAGGTAAAGGGTGACCATGACGGTCAGGGGGACAAAGTAGAAGATGAAAAAGTAGGACACGCCCGCCTCTTTCTCGTGCAGCCCCGAACACTCTCCAACGCAGCGGGTGTGGCCAGCGTCTGCGTCGTCGCCGTCGTCGTGATGCTCCTCCTCAGCCGCCGCGGCCGCGCCGACTCCGGTAGACGTGGCCCCCGCCGCCGCCTTGGCCTCGGGAGGGGAGTAGATCACCGCGGCGCCAAAGGCCGCCGACATAGCCCAGCTGAGGGAGAGCATGGCGAGCGCCACGCGCCGGGTCATGTTCTTCCCGTACTGCAGCGGCCGATTCACGGCGTAGAAGCGGTCGATGGAGATGCAGGTGAGGTGGAGCACGGAGGCGTTGCACAGCGTGATGTCCACGCAGGTGTGCAGCTGGCacagtgtaaaataaaaaaagagtagGTTACTTATTGACTGTCCGTCCGCACATCCAAACCAGGCTTGTACGTACGAAATTCTGAATactgaaattcaaagtaatgccactatacgaacactaggtggtggtggaagcagcccaacagTTGCCGGGACTAGACAAATACTGATAAGTATACAGCACCATCTAATGTTCCCattttgtcattaccttgaatttctttgaatttaatctacaccacccattgagagtacatagaacaccgcCGCCTAGTGTTCATATCAtagcattactgtgaatttcaatccattactgtgaatttaaattcggaatttcgtacaagtctgatcCAAACATCtggcctgggagcaggacaagcaaatgaccaggtaaataaataataataataataataataataataataataataataataataataataatatttttttatccAGTGTTAGGAATaacgcattacaaaagtaattaatcactgcaatgcattacttggattattttgaaaagacagtacaTGTAAAGCAATCAGTAAGGCATTACAGTGTTTTGagcaacttgcccaacactgccccCTACCTGGCAAGAGGGCATCAGTACATGTAATCAGTAAGGTATTACAGTGTTTTGAGCAACTTGCTCAACACTGCCTCCATCTAGCACAGGGCAACAGTACATCAGTAAGGTATTACATTGTTTTGAGCAACTTGCCCACCACTGCCCCACCTGGAAAGAGGGCATCAGTACATGTAATAATCAGTAAGGTATTACAGTGTTTTGAGCAACTTGCCCACCACTGCCCCCATCAGGCAAGAGGGCGTCAGTACATGTAATCAGTAAGGTATT encodes:
- the LOC134468277 gene encoding trace amine-associated receptor 4-like; the encoded protein is MNISQLSADLQFCYEGLNGSCARLTYPLAMRLPFYLFFLSTILLIAGGNLLVMCTIALFPKLRTPTNMLMVSMALADLLLGLLVMPPAMVKFLERCWYFGDALCQLHTCVDITLCNASVLHLTCISIDRFYAVNRPLQYGKNMTRRVALAMLSLSWAMSAAFGAAVIYSPPEAKHHDDGDDADAGHTRCVGECSGLHEKEAGVSYFFIFYFVPLTVMVTLYLRIFAIAIRQAQTIQVSTTTKQSSKGGSKGKGKTQQMSWVDYKATKTLGAVIGVFLCCWTPFFLCNIIDPVVDHSIPEMLYQILMWVAYLNSLFNPIIYALSYSWFRKTAVILLKIRF